The following nucleotide sequence is from uncultured Roseateles sp..
GGGCGCGGTCGGATCGAACAGGTACGCGCGCTGATCGCGGCCGTGCCCCTGCCTTGACGGAGCGCGCGGCGATGGCTTCGCCCCAGCCTCCGTCGTTGCCCACCCAGCTGCCTCGCTGGGCGCTGCGCCGGCGCATCAACCACTGGTGGGAGCTGCGCCACACGCCACGCGACACGCTGACCCTGACGCAGCGAAATGTCTACATCCTGCCCACCCCGGCCGGCCTGGCCTTTGCCGCGCTGCTGCTGTTGCTGCTGCTGGCCTCCATCAACGACCAGCTGAGCCTCGGCTATCTGCTGACCTTTCTGCTCGCCGGCAGCGGCCTGGCCTCGATGCATGCCACCCACGGCACCTTGCGCGGCCTGACCCTGCATCTGCGCCCGGTCAACCCAACCTTTGCCGGCCAGACAGCAACGCTGGACCTGCGCCTGACCAACCCTGGCGCCCAGCGCCACGGCATAGGCCTGCGCCTGGCCGGCCACGAGCATGCGCACGACGTCACCTGGACCGATGCCGCGGCGTTGACGCAGACCGCGGCGCGCCTGAGCTTCGTGCCGGCACGGCGCGGCCTGCAGCCGGTGCCGGCGCTGCGCGCCGAAACACGCTTCCCGCTGGGCCTGTTCGGCGCCTGGACGATATGGCGGCCCGCGGCCCAGGTGTTGGTCTATCCCAAGCCGGAGGAGCACGCGCCGCCGCTGCCCGCCTCGTTCGCGCTGCAGGGCCACACCGGCAGCTCGCGCGCCAGCAGCGGCGGCGAATACGAGGGCGTGCGCGCCTACCAGCGCGGCGATCCGCTGAAGCTGGTGGTCTGGAAGAAGGCCGCCCAGGCGCTGCAGACCGGCGGCGAACTGGTCAGCCGCGACACCAGCACCAGTGTCAGCCACGAGTTATGGCTCGATTGGGCCCACTGCGCCGGCCTGGACCCAGAGCAGCGCCTGTCGCGCCTGGCCGCCTGGCTGCTGCGAGCCCAGGCCTCGGGCATGGATCATGGCCTGCGCCTGCCGGGCGTGGAGCTGGGCCCCAGCCAGGGCGAGCTGCATCAGCGCGAGTGTTTGCGGGCGCTGGCGCTGTGGGGAACTGCATGAGCGCAACCCCAGTCTGGCTGCCGCGCTGGCCGGGGTGGAAGCATCTGCCGCGTGAAACGCGCGACACGATGTTCCTGCTGGCCGTCATCGCGCTGGCCATTGCCCCCCATGCCAGCCATCTGCCGCCGTGGTGCGGCCTCATCACTGTGGCCGTGCTGGCCTGGCGCGCCAGGCTGGCACTGCTCGGTGCGGCCCTGCCAGGCCGCTGGGTGCTGGTGGCAGTGCTGGCCGTCGTCGTCGGCCTGACCTTTGCCACCCACCACACGCTGCTGGGCCGTGAGGCCGGTATCACCCTCTTGGTGATGCTGATGGCGCTGAAGACCCTGGAGCTGCGCGCGCGGCGCGATGCCTTCGTCGTCTTCTTCCTCGGCTTCTTCCTGGTGCTGACGCATTTTCTGTATTCGCAGTCGCTGCTGACGGCCCTGCTGATGCTGCTGACGGTCTGGGCCCTGCTGACGGCCGTGGTGTTGGCCCAGATGCCGGTCGGCCATCCGCCGCTGCGCCGCGCCGCCTGGGTGGCGATGCGCACCACGCTGTATGGCACGCCGGCCGTGGTGCTGCTGTTCCTGCTATTTCCGCGCATCGGCCCGCTGTGGGGCGTGCCGTCCGAGACCATCGGCCGCACGGGCCTGTCCAACCAGCTGAGCCTGGGTGCGATGTCCGAGATCGCCAATGACGAGAGCATCGCGATGCGGCTGCGCTTCTTCGGCCCCCGCCCACCACCCGAGGCCCTGTACTTCCGCGGCCCGGTGCTGAGCCGCTTCGATGGCCGCCAGTGGTTGCCGGCCGAAGCCGATCCCAGTCTGCCCGCCCGCCGCCCCAGCTGGCGCACCAGCGGTCCCAGGCTGGACTACGAGCTGACCTTGGAGCCGCTGCGGCTGAAGGTGCTGCCGTTGCTGGAATCGTCGGATCAACCGCCCGGCAGCAGCTTCATGGTCGATGAGCTGCGCATCACCCGGGCGCCCGATCTGCAATGGCTGGCCGAGCGCACCGTCACCGAGAGACTGCGCTTCAATACCAGCGCCTGGCTGGACTACCGCGCCGGCCCGTTCAGGCCCGACCTGGCCCTCAGGCAGGACGTCCAGCTGCCGCCCGGGCTGAATCCGCGCACCTTGACCTGGGCGAATCAGTTGCGCCACCGGCCCGACCTGGCCCAGGCCGATGCCCCGGCCCTGGCCGCCGCGGTGCTGGCCCACATCAAGCGCGAGGACTTCAGCTACACCCTGGCCCCCGGCCGCTATGGAGAAGACTCGCCTCATGTGGTGGACGAGTTCTGGTTCGATCGCCGGCTCGGCTTCTGCGAGCATTTCGCCGCCGCCTTCGTGGTCGTGATGCGGGCCATGGACGTGCCCGCCCGTGTGGTGACCGGCTTCCAGGGCGCCGACCCGCAGCTGCAGGACGGCTATCTGATCGTGCGCAACAGCCACGCCCATGCCTGGGCCGAGTACTGGGCCGAGGGCCAGGGCTGGATCCGTGCCGACCCGACCGCCGCCGTGGCCCCCGAGCGCATCAGCATCAGCCGCCAGCTGCAGCCGGCTCAGGGTCTGATCGGCGGCGCACTGGGCACGGTCAACCCGGAGCTGTGGCTGAGCCTCAGGCACGGCTGGGAGAATCTGAACAACCGCTGGAACCAGTGGGTGCTCAACTACTCCAAGGCCCAGCAGTTCGAGCTGATGCGCAAGCTCGGCTGGAGCGCCCCGGACTGGCAGGCGCTGACCCAGCTGATTGCCGGCGTGATCGTGCTCGTCGCGCTGATCGGCATGGCCTGGACCCAATGGGACGCACGGCGGCGTGACCCCTGGGAACGGCAGCGCAGCCGCCTGATCAAGATCCTGCAAGACCTGGGCCTGGACGCTGAAGCCCATATGGGCCCGCGCAGCCTGGCACAACAGCTGCGCAGCTTGCGCGGAGCCGCGGCCGAACCGCTGGCGCAGCTGCTCGAAGCGCTGGAGAAACAACGCTATGCCCAGGGCGCACAGCGTCTGGCGCCGCAGCCCTGGTGGCGCGACGTCAAGGCCGCCGCCGCCCGGCTGGGCCCCCACCCCTCCTGAACCCGACCCATGCCCATACTGTCACGCCTGCTGCTCCCCCTCACACTCAGCGCCTTCGCCCTGCTCGCACCCGGTGCCGAGGCCGCCCAGAAAAAGAAGGTCAAGGCCAAGACCCATGCGGTCAAGGACGCTGCCCCCAAGCCCTATGGCCGGCGCGAAGACCTGATGCGCTTTGCCCAGGAGCTGGCCCAGGATCAGGGCTGGGACGTGGCCGAGCTGCAGCAGTTGCTGGCCCAGGCTCAAAAACACCCGACGGTGCAGCGTCTGATCATGCCGCCGCCGGCCGGCACGGCCAAGAACTGGGCCGCCTACCGCGCACTGTTTGTCGAGCCCAGGCGCATTCAGGCCGGACTGGCCTTCTGGCGCGAGCATGAGGCGGCGCTGAACCGTGCCGCCGAGCAGTACGGCGTGCCGCCGGCCATCGTCGTCGGCCTGATCGGTGTGGAGACTTTCTATGGCCAGATCATGGGCGGCTTTCGCATCATCGATGCATTGACCACCCTGGGCTTCGACTTCCCGCCCGGCCGCAAGGACCGCACCGAATTCTTCCGCGAGGAGCTGCGCCAGTTCCTAATACTCAGCAAGCGCGAGGGCCTGGACCCGCTGGCCGTCAAGGGCTCGTACGCGGGCGCCATGGGCCTGCCCCAGTTCATGCCCGGCAGCTGGAACCGCCATGCGGTGGACTTCGACGGCAGCGGCCAGGTCGATCTGGTCAACAGCCCGGCCGATGCGATAGGCAGCGTCGCCCACTATCTGGCCCAGCATGGCTGGCAGCGCGACCTGCCCATCACCTTCGACATCCGCGTGCCGGTGGACAGCAGCGCCCGCGCCACCTTGCTGGCGCCCGACATCCTGCCGACCTTCAGCGCCGGGCAGATGACCGAGCTGGGGGCCGTGTTGTCCGAGGCCGGCCAGCAGCATGCAGGACCGCTGGCCCTGGTGGAACTGCAGAACGGCGAGGCCGCACCCAGCTATGTGGCCGGCACGGCCAATTTCTATGCGCTGACGCGCTACAACTGGTCAAGCTACTACGCGATGGCGGTGATAGCACTGGGCAATGCGATCGCTTCACAGCGGTGATTCGAACCGGGCGTCCAAGTCTGGCTCATCTGCGGGCGGCGATACGAGAGCATCCTTCCCCGGCGCATGCCAGTAGCGCCGCCGGCGCTCGCGCTCGCACACGCTGTTCACGCCATCCCAGCGCCAGGCACCGCAGTCGGCACTGGTCAGCGTCGCGATCTGCCGTTCTTCGTAGCGCGCCATCACCACGGGCGCCGGATGGCCGAAACGGTTGCGATAGCCCGCCTGGAAAATCGCCGTCTGCGGCGCAACCGCATCGAGGAATTCCGGCGTGGACGAGGTCTTGCTGCCGTGATGGGGCACGATCAGCACCTGGCTGCGCAGCGCGGGGCCAGCACGGGCCACCAGGGCTTGCTCCTGCGCCGCCTCGATGTCGCCGGTGAGCAGCAGGCTCTGGCCGCTTTGCGCGCTGCTGACCCGCAGCACGCAGGACATCGCGTTCGACTTGTTCGCCGCGGTGTAGGCCTCCGGCAGCGGGTGCAGGACTTCAAAACTGACCCCATCCCACTGCCACCGCTGCCCTGCCAGGCAAGGCGTGGGTTGCGGCGCCCCCTGCAGCAACGGATGCCCGGTCTCCAGCGAGCTGCTCAAGGCATGGACATCGAACTCCTTCAGGATGCTGGCCGCCCCGCCGACATGATCGCTGTCGCGATGGCTGAGCATCAGCATGTCGATGCGGCGCTCACCACGGGCACGCAGCAGCGGCAGGATCACGCGCTGGCCGGCATTGCTGTCAAAGGCATAGGCCGGACCGCTGTCGTACAGCAGCAGATGCTCGCGCGTGCGCACCAGCACAGCCGTGCCCTGGCCCACATCGATGGCCAGCACCTCGAAGCGGCCCGTCTCGATTTGCGGCAACACCGGCCACAGCAGGGGCAAGGCCAGCGGCAGGCCCAGCGCGCGCACGCGCCAGGGCAGCGGCAGCACCAGCAGCAAGCCGGCCAGCAGGCCGCTGGCCTGGGCCCACAGCGGCGCCACCGGCACCGACCAGACGGCCATCGGCTGAGTTGCCAATCCTTGCAAGCCCAGATTCAGTGCCTGTACCAGCCAGGCGGCCGCCTGCCACAGCAGGGGTAGCGCCGCGCCCAGCAGCGCCAGCGGGGTGATGAGCAGGGTGACCAGCGGTATAGCCAGCAAATTGGCTGCCATGCCGACCACCGAGACCTGCTGGAACAGCAGCAGGCTCAGCGGCGCCAGGCCCACGGTGGCCACCCATTGCGTGTGCCAGGTGCTGCGCAGGCTGTGCCGCAGCTGCACCGTCCATCCCTGGGCGGCCACCGCAACCGGCTGGTCCGGGCCGGTGGCCATCAACAGACCCACCGCGACGAAGGACAACCAGAAGCCCGCCTGGGTCAGTGCCCAGGGGTCGATCACGCAGACCACCCAGGCAGCGGCCAGCAACAGCAGCGGCCAGGGCCACAGCCGCCCCTGCGAACGCAGCACCGCCAGGGTGGCCAGCATCCAGACCGTGCGCTGCGCCGGCACGCCCCAGCCGGCGAACAAGGCATAGGCCAGCGCCGCCGCCACGCCGCCCCACAGGGCGGCCTGGGGCGCCGGCAGCCACAGCATCAGGCCTGGCCCCAGCCGCCACAACCGTCCGATCAGCGCGCCGAAAAGCCAGGCAAACATGGTGATATGCAGGCCGCTGATGGCCATCAGATGGGCAATGCCGGTCTGGCGGTACAGCGCCCAGTCCTCGCGCGTGATCGCCGCCTGATCGCCCAGCGACAGCGCCGCCAGCACGCCGGCGGCGCGGCCATCGGGCACATGCTGGTAGATGCTGTCCCGCAGTGACTGGCGCAGCCGGTCCACCGGATAGGCTGCCGCCACTTGCAGCGGCTGGGCGTTGGGCCGCACCGTGCCGGTGGCTCGCAGGCCCTGCTCCAGCAGCCACAACTCGTAGTCGAAGCCATGGGGATTCATCAGGCCGTGCGGCCGGCGCAGCCGCACCGTCAGCCGCCATTGGTCGCCGACGCGCCAACGCGACGGCGCCGCCTCGCCGGGCCCGTAGGCCGCCAGCAGCAGGCGCGATGGCACCTGGGCACCCGGGGTCAGCACCGCTTCGACCTCGAACTGGAAACGCCAGCCCGGGTCTCCGGCCATGCCCACCGCCGGCTGGGGCAAGGAGGCGACCAGGCCCAGCAGCGAGATATCGCGCCCTTCCCAGGTGCTGGGCAGCTGCTGGTTCATCGCCAGCTGGGCTCGCCAGGCGCCGTAGCCCACGCCCAGCAGCGCAAAGGCCAGCACCAGCACCGCGGGTTGGCGCCAACGCCATCCAAGGCCAAGCAGCGACAGTGCGGCAAGACACAGGCCGAACAGCGCCGCCGCACCTGGCAGTTCGGCCAGAAGCTGCACGCCGGCCATGCCCAGCAGGCTGGACAGACAAGAAGCCATCAGAGCAGTCAGGCCGAGCTTCAAGCTTCTATGCCTCCCTGGCCAGCAGTGTAGGATTGCCGCCACTTCGACTCACCATGGCTTGCCCTATGTCCAACGTTTACGACCGTCTCAAGTCCCTCGGCATCGAACTGCCGCCCGTCGCCGCACCGGCAGCCGCCTATGTGCCTTTTGTGCAGACCGGCAATCTGGTCTTTCTGTCCGGCCATATTGCCAAGAAGGACGGCAAGCCCTGGGTGGGCCAGCTCGGCAAGAACGTGGACACCGCCACCGGCAAGCTGGCCGCACGCGCGGTCGCCATCGACCTGCTGGGCACGCTGCACGCGGCCATTGGCGATCTGAACCGCGTCACCCGCATCGTCAAGCTGATGAGCCTGGTCAACAGCACCGGCGACTTCACCGAACAGCATCTGGTCACCAACGGCTGCTCCGAGCTGCTGGCCGAAATCTTCGGCGACAAGGGCAGCCATGCCCGCGCGGCCTACGGCGTGGCCCAGGTACCGATGGGGGCCTGCGTCGAGATCGACATGATTGCAGAAGTGAGCGCAGCTTGAGCCTGGGTGACCTTCTCAAGGGCCGGCGCCTGCTGGCGTTGATCTGCCTGGGCAGCCTGGCCGCCGTCGGGGCGGCCTTGGTGGCCCAGCATCTGTTCGATGTGAAGCCCTGCCCCTGGTGCGTGCTGCAGCGGTTGATCTTCTTGGCTGTTGCTGCGGTGGCCGGCATCGGGTGGCTCGCTGGCCGGATTCGCGCTGCGCAGGTCCTGGCATTTGGCTTGATCGCCGTGCTGGCACTGGGCGGCGTGGCCGCGGCCTACTACCAGCACGAGGTGGCGTCGCAGATGGCCTCTTGCGCGATGACCTTTGCCGACCGCGTGCTGACCGCGCTGTCGCTGGAGTCGGCCGTGCCGCCGCTGTTCATGGTCACAGCCTCGTGCAGCGAAGCTTCGCAATATCGTCTGCTGGGCCTGCCCTACGAGATCTGGAGCGGCCTGTTGTATGCGCTGACCCTGGTGCTGGCCGTGATGGCCCTGCGCAGCAAGCGCTGATCAAGCACGACGCACAAACAAAAACGCCCTGCATTTGCATGCAGGGCGTTTCTTGTACCTGGCGGACCAGGAATTTGGAGCGGGTAACGAGGCTCGAACTCGTGACCTCGACCTTGGCAAGGTCGCGCTCTACCAACTGAGCTACACCCGCTTATTCACTGCCTGGAGGCGCGACCCGGAGTCGAACCGGGCTAACCGGATTTGCAATCCGGGGCATAACCGATTTGCTATCGCGCCAAGAATCTTTGGTGGGACTCTCTTCAAACTCCAGAAAACTCTTTCGTGCCTGCCAAAGC
It contains:
- a CDS encoding DUF58 domain-containing protein; amino-acid sequence: MASPQPPSLPTQLPRWALRRRINHWWELRHTPRDTLTLTQRNVYILPTPAGLAFAALLLLLLLASINDQLSLGYLLTFLLAGSGLASMHATHGTLRGLTLHLRPVNPTFAGQTATLDLRLTNPGAQRHGIGLRLAGHEHAHDVTWTDAAALTQTAARLSFVPARRGLQPVPALRAETRFPLGLFGAWTIWRPAAQVLVYPKPEEHAPPLPASFALQGHTGSSRASSGGEYEGVRAYQRGDPLKLVVWKKAAQALQTGGELVSRDTSTSVSHELWLDWAHCAGLDPEQRLSRLAAWLLRAQASGMDHGLRLPGVELGPSQGELHQRECLRALALWGTA
- a CDS encoding RidA family protein, which codes for MSNVYDRLKSLGIELPPVAAPAAAYVPFVQTGNLVFLSGHIAKKDGKPWVGQLGKNVDTATGKLAARAVAIDLLGTLHAAIGDLNRVTRIVKLMSLVNSTGDFTEQHLVTNGCSELLAEIFGDKGSHARAAYGVAQVPMGACVEIDMIAEVSAA
- the mltB gene encoding lytic murein transglycosylase B, whose translation is MPILSRLLLPLTLSAFALLAPGAEAAQKKKVKAKTHAVKDAAPKPYGRREDLMRFAQELAQDQGWDVAELQQLLAQAQKHPTVQRLIMPPPAGTAKNWAAYRALFVEPRRIQAGLAFWREHEAALNRAAEQYGVPPAIVVGLIGVETFYGQIMGGFRIIDALTTLGFDFPPGRKDRTEFFREELRQFLILSKREGLDPLAVKGSYAGAMGLPQFMPGSWNRHAVDFDGSGQVDLVNSPADAIGSVAHYLAQHGWQRDLPITFDIRVPVDSSARATLLAPDILPTFSAGQMTELGAVLSEAGQQHAGPLALVELQNGEAAPSYVAGTANFYALTRYNWSSYYAMAVIALGNAIASQR
- a CDS encoding DUF3488 and transglutaminase-like domain-containing protein, translating into MSATPVWLPRWPGWKHLPRETRDTMFLLAVIALAIAPHASHLPPWCGLITVAVLAWRARLALLGAALPGRWVLVAVLAVVVGLTFATHHTLLGREAGITLLVMLMALKTLELRARRDAFVVFFLGFFLVLTHFLYSQSLLTALLMLLTVWALLTAVVLAQMPVGHPPLRRAAWVAMRTTLYGTPAVVLLFLLFPRIGPLWGVPSETIGRTGLSNQLSLGAMSEIANDESIAMRLRFFGPRPPPEALYFRGPVLSRFDGRQWLPAEADPSLPARRPSWRTSGPRLDYELTLEPLRLKVLPLLESSDQPPGSSFMVDELRITRAPDLQWLAERTVTERLRFNTSAWLDYRAGPFRPDLALRQDVQLPPGLNPRTLTWANQLRHRPDLAQADAPALAAAVLAHIKREDFSYTLAPGRYGEDSPHVVDEFWFDRRLGFCEHFAAAFVVVMRAMDVPARVVTGFQGADPQLQDGYLIVRNSHAHAWAEYWAEGQGWIRADPTAAVAPERISISRQLQPAQGLIGGALGTVNPELWLSLRHGWENLNNRWNQWVLNYSKAQQFELMRKLGWSAPDWQALTQLIAGVIVLVALIGMAWTQWDARRRDPWERQRSRLIKILQDLGLDAEAHMGPRSLAQQLRSLRGAAAEPLAQLLEALEKQRYAQGAQRLAPQPWWRDVKAAAARLGPHPS
- a CDS encoding DNA internalization-related competence protein ComEC/Rec2, encoding MASCLSSLLGMAGVQLLAELPGAAALFGLCLAALSLLGLGWRWRQPAVLVLAFALLGVGYGAWRAQLAMNQQLPSTWEGRDISLLGLVASLPQPAVGMAGDPGWRFQFEVEAVLTPGAQVPSRLLLAAYGPGEAAPSRWRVGDQWRLTVRLRRPHGLMNPHGFDYELWLLEQGLRATGTVRPNAQPLQVAAAYPVDRLRQSLRDSIYQHVPDGRAAGVLAALSLGDQAAITREDWALYRQTGIAHLMAISGLHITMFAWLFGALIGRLWRLGPGLMLWLPAPQAALWGGVAAALAYALFAGWGVPAQRTVWMLATLAVLRSQGRLWPWPLLLLAAAWVVCVIDPWALTQAGFWLSFVAVGLLMATGPDQPVAVAAQGWTVQLRHSLRSTWHTQWVATVGLAPLSLLLFQQVSVVGMAANLLAIPLVTLLITPLALLGAALPLLWQAAAWLVQALNLGLQGLATQPMAVWSVPVAPLWAQASGLLAGLLLVLPLPWRVRALGLPLALPLLWPVLPQIETGRFEVLAIDVGQGTAVLVRTREHLLLYDSGPAYAFDSNAGQRVILPLLRARGERRIDMLMLSHRDSDHVGGAASILKEFDVHALSSSLETGHPLLQGAPQPTPCLAGQRWQWDGVSFEVLHPLPEAYTAANKSNAMSCVLRVSSAQSGQSLLLTGDIEAAQEQALVARAGPALRSQVLIVPHHGSKTSSTPEFLDAVAPQTAIFQAGYRNRFGHPAPVVMARYEERQIATLTSADCGAWRWDGVNSVCERERRRRYWHAPGKDALVSPPADEPDLDARFESPL
- a CDS encoding disulfide bond formation protein B, whose protein sequence is MSLGDLLKGRRLLALICLGSLAAVGAALVAQHLFDVKPCPWCVLQRLIFLAVAAVAGIGWLAGRIRAAQVLAFGLIAVLALGGVAAAYYQHEVASQMASCAMTFADRVLTALSLESAVPPLFMVTASCSEASQYRLLGLPYEIWSGLLYALTLVLAVMALRSKR